A window of Cottoperca gobio chromosome 16, fCotGob3.1, whole genome shotgun sequence contains these coding sequences:
- the LOC115021800 gene encoding B-cell receptor CD22-like — MNFQIVVWLIFLAIIKDFSGAQRFTLGAGQLTAKEESCVKIKCTVDERVDVVGANWFWIKNALWNDTILTGTYIYSTDNAVYPVSPDLAGRVKYIGSPTSDWRIYSSTRQECSILICNLNKSDSGDYYFRYIGKKEKEKWITKSQRLTVTENPCPITFEKPPVVKESGWITLTCSTSSSCPSKPQIRGLTQRASTHQKSTTSSFSVSWQDDKKEFSCQTQYNKDHYLFRNISLTVEYAPKDTLAEISPKNIVEGNSVTLTCSAKGNPVPTFSWFKNDEAVEATQGVLNIVSIGESHNGDYCCKATNILETKTSNLVIINVTYLPEVEVTSLASEVKQGDKMSLTCKVTRSNPQPNICSWFKNGIAINHWTCLYVVERINPEYSGIYTCEATNSVGTGRSKSLQIKVKYGPRKANISIIKSDTKGDSLVVVGKTLVFQCTADANPAPTTYSWYRYKNNKPIDLSPWRFNRTNTNQLVLDRVQRADEACYICDAVNIINSGQASDPKCIQVLYAPVNPILTMTDEVIEGQLITIACTVESFPASKLTLTRRSTNQSSGWSFIPVNDGNTLRHTFNPTSSHTGFYTCSATNREGSTESKQKMLVVKYRPKHVTVEAEPDLEVNENKSLTLRCSAQSHPPVTSFTWMKMTDGKSGIIWTNQTIPLKSVGVFDSGLYRCSARNEIGIGDSPQAEVKVKYAPKQTNITTAAEQQRPDGKRSVTLSCSSHSYPPVTQYSWYKLNAEKGDVNVYGRQNYTVYSDQPGVYYCIAKNEINQRSSDRVHLFERGFTKTRIIILSLFTLLIIFLIVFVYRHKRKKSTQQGTTNTCFLGWWNGVRTRNLMNETSVAEASRSRDDLWPDQPLRLNAQRCQPVCPDSPAASNINSVYSTVNLPSGKQGPSAQKPIRQQGGHTEDDSLNYASLHFENKQKNKRAKAEEDVYSKVSKQTPPKKNEERLEDYENLGTARTAVRPKPSTYDTANSEDEYEINYSQVIFKAKRAGRDSSSSDEEETQYSHIKT; from the exons ATGAATTTTCAGATAGTCGTGTGGTTGATATTTCTGGCGATAATAAAAG ATTTTTCTGGTGCCCAAAGGTTCACACTAGGAGCCGGTCAGCTGACAGCTAAAGAGGAGTCCTGCGTTAAAATCAAATGCACAGTCGATGAAAGAGTTGACGTTGTCGGTGCAAACTGGTTTTGGATAAAGAATGCACTCTGGAATGATACGATTTTGACCGGCACTTACATTTACAGTACGGATAACGCAGTGTATCCTGTCAGTCCAGATTTAGCAGGAAGAGTGAAATATATCGGCTCTCCAACTTCAGATTGGAGAATTTATTCTTCAACCAGACAAGAGTGCAGTATATTAATCTGCAACCTGAACAAAAGTGACAGTGGAGACTATTATTTTAGATATataggaaaaaaagaaaaggagaaatggATAACTAAATCACAGAGACTCACAGTTACAG aAAATCCATGCCCGATCACTTTTGAGAAACCACCAGTTGTAAAAGAATCTGGCTGGATAACACTCACATGCTCCACTTCAAGTTCATGTCCATCAAAACCACAGATTAGAGGTTTGACACAAAGAGCCTCAACACATCAGAAAAGCACCACGAGCAGTTTCTCAGTCAGCTGGCAGGATGATAAGAAGGAGTTTTCATGTCAAACACAATATAACAAAGACCATTATTTGTTTCGGAATATCAGTTTAACTGTCGAAT ATGCTCCCAAGGACACATTGGCTGAAATAAGCCCCAAAAACATTGTGGAAGGAAACTCTGTGACTCTCACTTGCTCCGCCAAAGGAAATCCTGTCCCCACCTTTAGCTGGTTTAAAAATGACGAGGCTGTGGAAGCAACACAGGGAGTGTTGAATATCGTATCAATTGGAGAGTCCCACAATGGAGACTACTGTTGTAAAGCTACAAACATACTTGAGACAAAGACATCTAACCTAGTCATTATTAATGTCACAT ATTTGCCTGAAGTTGAGGTGACGTCTCTTGCTTCTGAAGTTAAACAAGGAgataaaatgagtttgacatgtAAAGTGACGAGAAGTAACCCACAACCTAACATCTGCAGCTGGTTTAAAAATGGGATAGCTATTAATCACTGGACATGCCTGTATGTTGTTGAAAGAATCAATCCTGAATACAGTGGCATCTACACATGCGAAGCCACTAACTCTGTGGGTACTGGAAGATCAAAGTCACTTCAAATTAAGGTTAAAT ACGGCCCGAGGAAGGCAAACATTTCCATCATTAAAAGTGATACAAAAGGGGATTCATTGGTGGTAGTTGGAAAGACCCTTGTATTCCAATGTACCGCTGATGCCAATCCTGCCCCAACGACATACTCTTGGTACCGATACAAGAACAACAAACCGATTGACTTGTCGCCGTGGAGGTTTAACAGAACTAATACAAACCAACTTGTTTTGGACAGAGTACAAAGAGCAGATGAAGCATGTTACATATGCGATGCAGTCAACATCATTAATAGTGGGCAGGCTAGTGATCCGAAGTGCATACAAGTACTGT ATGCTCCCGTCAATCCCATACTCACTATGACAGATGAGGTCATAGAAGGTCAGCTGATCACCATCGCATGCACTGTTGAAAGCTTTCCTGCGTCGAAGCTCACCTTGACTCGCAGATCAACTAATCAGTCTTCAGGATGGTCTTTCATTCCCGTAAATGATGGCAACACTCTCCGACACACATTTAACCCAACTTCATCCCACACAGGCTTTTACACCTGCAGCGCCACGAACAGAGAAGGTTCAACGGAAAGCAAACAAAAGATGTTGGTGGTGAAAT ATCGTCCGAAACACGTGACCGTAGAAGCTGAGCCTGACCTTGAAGTAAATGAAAACAAGTCGTTGACGCTGCGTTGCAGTGCCCAGTCCCACCCACCAGTGACCTCCTTCACCTGGATGAAGATGACTGATGGGAAGAGTGGAATCATCTGGACGAATCAGACCATCCCTCTGAAGTCTGTCGGTGTATTTGACAGTGGACTGTACAGATGTTCAGCCCGTAATGAAATTGGAATTGGAGACTCGCCGCAAGCTGAGGTTAAAGTCAAGT ATGCTCCAAAGCAGACAAACATCAccacagcagcagagcagcagcggcCTGACGGGAAGCGCTCTGTGACCCTGAGCTGCAGCAGTCACAGCTATCCCCCAGTCACACAATACTCATGGTACAAGTTGAATGCTGAAAAAGGGGATGTAAACGTGTACGGGCGTCAGAACTACACCGTGTATTCAGACCAACCCGGAGTCTACTACTGCATcgcaaaaaatgaaataaatcaaagatCATCTGACCGAGTCCATCTGTTTGAAC GAGGCTTTACGAAGACCAGGATCATCATCCTTTCTCTTTTTACCCTGCTCATCATTTTCTTAATCGTCTTTGTCTACAG ACACAAGAGGAAGAAATCAACTCAACAAGGAACTACAAACACATGTTTTCTG GGTTGGTGGAATGGCGTCAGGACGAGGAATCTGATGAATGAGACCAGCGTGGCGGAGGCTTCCAGGAGCAGAGATGACCTCTGGCCAGACCAGCCGCTCCGTCTAAATGCCCAACGATGCCAGCCTGTCTGTCCAGACAGCCC GGCTGCATCCAACATTAACAGTGTTTACTCTACTGTGAATCTGCCCTCCGGAAAACAA GGTCCTTCTGCACAGAAGCCAATCAGACAGCAAGGTGGACACACAGAAGATGATTCTCTCAACTATGCGTCTTTACACTTTGAAAATAAGCAAAA AAACAAACGAGCAAAAGCAGAAGAGGATGTGTACTCTAAAGTGTCCAAGCAAACGCCACCTAAAAAG AATGAAGAAAGGCTGGAGGACTACGAGAACTTGGGCACAGCTCGCACAGCCGTACGTCCCAAGCCATCAACATACGACACGGCCAACAGTGAGGATGAATACGAGATCAATTATTCACAGGTGATATTCAAGGCAAAGAGAGCCGGCAGAGACTCGAGCAGCTCTGATGAAGAGGAGACGCAGTACTCTCACATCAAAACCTGA